atcaatacagcATAACGTCCATTATTCCATGATTGCAATGACAATTATACACACAAAAATGAATAAGTAAACCCTTAGTAGCGGCTGTCTGCAGTTTCTCCTTACTATTTCGTGTAGCTAAACAGCCTTGCTCTTTATCTTCTTGATAACACCAATCCacagataatatttataatagataTTTGCAGTAAAGACGTTATTGTATTTGACAATATTGCATGTTTCTTTTTTCAGACAAATTCACGTACAGTTTATTAATACGTATTAACACTTGCATGCTCATTAATTTACGTCTAgtgttaagaaaaatttaatctaTTCTTGTtctcataagaataaaatatacttgtttatattttacgtGTTGATGAGGAATGCATATCACATGTAATAAACCTGATTACTAAGTTATTAGGTATAATTTAACccaatataaaataagaataaaacctAATAAGAGTAccaaaataaattctaaaaatatacttttaaagacaTATAGAGTAGTAAGCTCATTGAGTAGCATAAGAGTAAAACCATTCACAAGCTTTTGATTACAAAAGACTGcgaatattgtaattgtaatacatCAAAAGTAGAGAGTACTTGAAAAAAGCACATATTGCTAAAACTTTACCTTGCATCCATATTTAATACATGCATAAAAAACAAAAGCTACACAATTTGTGTTTTCGTTTGAAACTTCATTATTAGTAgaacaactttaaattattcaatttacaaatttttcattttaaacttagGTGAAGGATTatcaatatttcttatattagATGTtggaagaaatatatattttaaatattccttaaaaacgATTTTATTATACTGAAGACTGTGGTTATATACTTCAAAAAGTGATTTCTATTGGTAAGAATGCTGAAACACATTGTACAACGATTATTTCCTAATGTAAACACATTTAAACGGTTTCTActtaatacattgtaaataccACCAGTTTTCAATCCGTTCGAGGGAAAACAGTTACTGGGCTATTTCCTGTAAGTAGTCAAACACACCTGTATTCTCCAACTGCTTCACTAACTTTGGAAGGCGATTTGTGTAAAAGCTCCCGTGACTGTAAAACGTTTTGTAGATTTCATAAGTCTTCTCTTCATTTCCCTTCATAAAAATTGGTTCTATATCTGACACAGAATCTTTGCTTGTAAAAATTGGAATGACCACAGCCATGCACAATGCCAGGGGACTCAGTTCTTTAACTTTTCGTTTGACATTTTCGTAGGACAGATTTGTTGTAGAGTTAATCTTACTTAGACTTTTGTTCAGTTCATCGGTATAGATCTTGTACAATTCGTCAAGTTTGTTAGTTCTGACATCATCATTGGCACTGGTCCAAATGAAATATACTATATCAACAAGTGGTGATGCGTACCTCACTAGCTGAAAATCTAGCAACTTTATTTCTTCGACAGATCCATTGTTACCATATCTAAACAACATATTGTTAGTCCAACTGTCACCATGGATCATTGTGTTAAAGTCCTCTTCCCGTGGTTTGACTACTTCTGCTACCGTGTCATAGAGACTTCCAGAAGAATCTTTGATAATGTtagaatattttttgaacttgTCTACCGCTTCTATATATTCAAACAAACATCTCATTCCATTCCTCAACATTTTTTGCAAACCATAAGTTACTTGAAGACCATGAGAAAATAGCTTTTCCTTCCCAATAGACTCGATGAACTCAGGGTGTTCTTTAAGGACCTCATAGGAAACTGCATGAAGTGCCGCTACAGCTGTCACGTACAGGCGGCAATGATCAAAATCCAAACCTTGTGATTTGTCAGCCATCTTGAATCCCTGCTGCTTCAAATCTTCAAGGACAATAGTTGCGAATATAGGTGAGAAATAACTTTTAGGTACAAAAGGTACGTTTGCAAGGAGTCTCGCTTCCGGCATGAAGCTTTTGTAAAACACTGATTCGGAACAGCCAAAGCTGTCGACAATATCCTTCACTGCACCACCTTGTAATTctgattttaaaatcaagtatagTGAATGCACTTGATGATCGTCCTTGCTATTCTGATAGTCCACCTTGACTCGAGTCGGACAGCTGCTGTAATATTCTCCAGGCGCTACAGCTCGTGATGTCTCAAACTTTGTTATCACAATATCTCGCAAGTCATCTTCATTTTTCAGACACTGAGACAAAAATTCAGGAGAAAGCCAGTCTGGTACCAGCTCCATTGTGAAAGGTGCCTAAAACAGtgaaaacagattgtaaataatcTAATTCAGTGAATCTCGTAGAAGGCGTGTTTTTTTTTAGCAAGAAGCAAAACATAGACACGTGAGATAATTCAAAGATTACCAAAttagaaatttagaaatttaatttcaccAATATAAGTACCAAGAGCCATTTTTCATCCATTTGAAGAATGGTTATTTTTTGGTATAATGAAagataactattatataaaaattttcaaaaaaaagggTGAGTTTctacacatatttatttcttcataaacTGACATTTACAGTAAGTAAGCCTAAGTTTGTAactatttaaaaccataaatttagtttaacaaTATAAAGGTAGATTAATCGTCTGATCTTGAGATATAAGGGTATAACTACGATTacattcccgaacgattacagtaaaagcaataaaatttggttcatcattactgcacctataaatgtacttttcgAAGTAACTAtcatatttttgtcatattacaAGGAtggcaaggagtcagaagaaaattgtgaatgagagcataggtcgaatagaacatcaaattaaaagtctttattagtaaagtacaatgccgcaaatctgatctcaaagggttcactctttaaaatattacgttgttttaaagtttgaaataattacagtattcaatttttaattacaatataggtcttgttctagatggtttaatattcttctcTTGGCTCAAGGTAAAAGGTAACTTAGGAAATGAATGTTggacttaataaatagtttttatggtAGTAGACatccaatggagaatggtctacaaGGGGTTTTTACCATAAGCTTAACTCAAGAtatacatcattataaaggggttgtttagcagagatgcTAAAGGaaaacctggtatcagttattataatagaaaatctttatttttaatttgggctttggactttacttgatgtacatcttacattacactttaaaacgatGTACATtttgagctatgcttacgttaaatgtTTTTGctgaactccttgtagaccatcctctaTTGGATGTGAAGAGTAACTTACTGccttaaaactatttcataaatccagtattcatttacaaagttttacaacTTGAACCAAGACAAGAGTATGAAACCATCAAGAACAGAATCtactttgtaaatgtttcaaaatttaacctaGCATCATTTTTAAAAGagttaaccctttgaggtcggatttgtggcattgtactctacaAATAAAGACCTTTGATTTTATCCACTACTCACTTTGTGCTCTCttttaagatttccttttgaCTCCTCACGGACTATCCCCCTGGcaagacaaaatattgtatttacttcaaaaagtatTGTAGTTATagatgcagtaatgatgtaccaagttttatcgttttacctgtaatcgtttgggaattatcaagctCTTGAGGAACTTTTTTTACATCATGAACATTAAATCTCTAGTGTATTGCTAGATCCCAAACCACATATTGTGTCACACCCTCACAaaattttttacctattttacCTCTACTTCTTATATACTAATAGTTTCTCTTAATAACTTGTTTCCTCATcccatataatatttaaacctcgtaatttcaattaataatttatttcgttactATTGTATCAAATAATTGAGATTATCACTATTCGTTCagattatgataaaatatataaaaatccatgttatttgtatttgtgtggttttgtttatctgtattttagttttaagtcagTTTCCATATCCACTAAATATCCTAGTTATGGATCTATGTCAAATTTTCCAACGGTAGGCTATCTAAAATCGAGAAAGTACTTATCACAAATATCTCTGTCCATCAGTGCGCTGCCACGCACTCTGGCggaaaaaaataaagacatcCTTCGAGTCGCGCCGTAATtcaagctcaaaaacgtaagtgCTCgttaagattaaatttatattcgtgtatatatatatatatatatatatatatatatatatatatatatatatatatatatatataatatatatatttgattttttgtaatatatttcaacagTATAAACATGGAAGATGAGTAAGTAATTTTACAGgattaacaaagattaaaaaatcaCTGAAGTTTTATCTTAATGCTAAATATTAAGTaagttttccaatatttttcatTTGCTTTTCGTATATCTCACTTTAGTAGGATACTGAAACCAGGCAATGTACGAGTATTTTGTCATATTGAAAGAGACGTAGATATTTGAATGAAATGTAACATTTCCTATAATATACACAACGTAGACAATTGTCCATGTggctaatttaatattaatagaatgtGAGTAATGGTATATAAAAAGCAGAAAGGTTACCTGAGGTACTTTTGAATAATCGTCGACTTTGTTCTGTTTCCACTTGAAAACTAAATTAGCGACAACAAAACTAACTAGTTATTCTTTCGTAGATAACAATGGTTCGTTCTCTTATTGGTTCAGTTCCTTTAAATAGttggaattataattatatgtaaagcCTTGTTGTAGGCCAAACCATACACAATTTTCCCAGTGTTAATTTGCCAATAATAAGCAGTTTATATAACACCGTCAAGGTTTAAAACgtcttcttaattttaaattatttgtttgcacTTTCATTTCCATCAAATAAATATAAGCAGACGTTTCATTGATTCGTAGAGGATATGAAAACATttacattagattttaaattgattCAAAGTATTTCAAAGTATTGATTCAAGGTATTATTAGACCATCCTTCAACTTATTtcttattgttgtttattgtttgtacgTGGTTGTTTCGTTGTTTTAGTTTACAGCAAAGAGGTTGTGGATTTCTTATGTGTTTAACTATGGCAAAGTCAGTTCTTCATCAAATTGAAGGTTTTATtgttaatagaaaataatgttttcgttTGAATAATAGACCTACAATTTTTTCATGTAGTGGTGTATGAAACGAAAGATTCCATTATGTTTGGTATTACGTTGGTGGTTCATCATAGTGAACATTTTACTTAAGAATAGTAACCTACTTTTGGATAAATACCAATTACATCAGTTAAGCACTAATCGATTCAAACTGTTCATTTAAAAGTGattctataaaatccaagaaataataatataacacttaaaaatatatgaaaataataaatttactatttattgttagttttaatcaATTTTCTTTGAAAGTAGACAACTGGCCTGTAAGTTTTTGTTCCAAAAAGTGATTAGTTCTACTGTATACCTTATGAAACTTAACGTAAAGTGGGGTGATAGTATCGGTAGTGGAGGGGGGTGGATGCGATAAGAGGAGGGTAGAACCAGGTGACTAATGTCGGCAGTACAtatggaggaatttagctgtgcgcACGGGACCCAAATACTatcctttcaacaaataaacgctctGTGTGGTGGGTTGCGATTACTTGCTTgacgctgagatgaaggcgcaataatatttttaacgtcaatttaaactcacgatttcgatttgctgATTAGTatagacaaattattttttttaaacacgcTAACCAGACtaaacaattgaataaaaaacaagtatatgccctattattgctattatttgaaTTTCTCTAAGGATTTAATGTTCAGCGACATCAATAATATATTCCACCTGTTCTTTTAAGATTTAAATCTTTCTTTTCGAAAAGCTTTTCCTCTGGTGGCCtatcaaacaaaatacaaaatgaaacattCCCTCTTGGATGACTTTGGGCATAATACAACTTGTAACAGGAAGAGATTCCTGTTTGAGGCTCAGGACACCTCCAAATGCCTcatctaattttcataaattatttagctctttttttaatgtaacctTCAGAGTATAGATTTTTTCGTCAGCCTTCAGCAGAGTTTTGACAAAAGTGGAGACTTATttggaacaaaaatatttgaatttcgaGTAAGATCGTAGAGTAGATGTTTTGGGcgaattttaagaaatattccaCAAATATCCTATTCGATTTTAAATCGATTCAAAACAGATTTTTCAATATTcgcaatagattttacattgactccaagcagattt
The Homalodisca vitripennis isolate AUS2020 chromosome 1, UT_GWSS_2.1, whole genome shotgun sequence DNA segment above includes these coding regions:
- the LOC124370012 gene encoding uncharacterized protein LOC124370012 isoform X1; this encodes MPYRYRLRAYQRETLNAPFTMELVPDWLSPEFLSQCLKNEDDLRDIVITKFETSRAVAPGEYYSSCPTRVKVDYQNSKDDHQVHSLYLILKSELQGGAVKDIVDSFGCSESVFYKSFMPEARLLANVPFVPKSYFSPIFATIVLEDLKQQGFKMADKSQGLDFDHCRLYVTAVAALHAVSYEVLKEHPEFIESIGKEKLFSHGLQVTYGLQKMLRNGMRCLFEYIEAVDKFKKYSNIIKDSSGSLYDTVAEVVKPREEDFNTMIHGDSWTNNMLFRYGNNGSVEEIKLLDFQLVRYASPLVDIVYFIWTSANDDVRTNKLDELYKIYTDELNKSLSKINSTTNLSYENVKRKVKELSPLALCMAVVIPIFTSKDSVSDIEPIFMKGNEEKTYEIYKTFYSHGSFYTNRLPKLVKQLENTGVFDYLQEIAQ
- the LOC124370012 gene encoding uncharacterized protein LOC124370012 isoform X2: MELVPDWLSPEFLSQCLKNEDDLRDIVITKFETSRAVAPGEYYSSCPTRVKVDYQNSKDDHQVHSLYLILKSELQGGAVKDIVDSFGCSESVFYKSFMPEARLLANVPFVPKSYFSPIFATIVLEDLKQQGFKMADKSQGLDFDHCRLYVTAVAALHAVSYEVLKEHPEFIESIGKEKLFSHGLQVTYGLQKMLRNGMRCLFEYIEAVDKFKKYSNIIKDSSGSLYDTVAEVVKPREEDFNTMIHGDSWTNNMLFRYGNNGSVEEIKLLDFQLVRYASPLVDIVYFIWTSANDDVRTNKLDELYKIYTDELNKSLSKINSTTNLSYENVKRKVKELSPLALCMAVVIPIFTSKDSVSDIEPIFMKGNEEKTYEIYKTFYSHGSFYTNRLPKLVKQLENTGVFDYLQEIAQ